Proteins encoded within one genomic window of Rubripirellula tenax:
- a CDS encoding HlyD family efflux transporter periplasmic adaptor subunit, producing the protein MTDARTTQRSDEWNAETFELANLRLKLRNDLRWTLTQSGGEAIYVVEDPVASRFYQLGVSQYALVSVLDGSTPLQVAVSRVATRMNASAITMIEAAETCRWMLDNGLASAVDANGNSVDRVDRIRTARFKSAQAATLGNSNPLFLKWRWGTPSESFERACKHGRFLLHPLSIGLWVALLTFAGALITQSPAAIGDSLRGIMSTDTAVWLLIVFVGLKLVHEIGHAIACYAFGGRVREFGVVFILFVPVPYVDVTSCWGFVSKRRRMLVSAAGMMVEMAIAAVAAIAWTHCVDPVVRFHLFNIMLTGTLTTLLFNANFLMRFDGYYLLSDVLDLPNLAASASQAVRYVTSRFFLGKRLRLAPEIRGRFVVLFGYGVAAAIWRVVVCLGLAIAASNLLHGFGLILAIASLVLWWGVPAYRVAKVIGEASVAGARCRRHLLTRLMPLAVAVVVGAFFVPWPMGVTAPGVVMFANPNMVRAAADGFIVEMLVAEGESVEAGQRLAVLENVKLASRSKELFAKLEISRLRARRARLAGDIALAQAESATGDAIEDQLDEANEQISKLVLTAPASGTVVAMNSQSRFEQQRGRFLSEGTPLMQIVDVNKKEIVLAIAQTDFETFAGRVGETVRFVPTANLTQASATLRVVQPHADVVTDPRLTATGGGDLAVRPPAKSENNAEPSNEAELVQPHFAGRAELRLSGVDSLPAGSTGRIQADRYNHSIAEHVWVWVDGYLRRLSATT; encoded by the coding sequence ATGACCGATGCTCGAACAACGCAACGTAGCGACGAATGGAACGCGGAAACGTTTGAGTTGGCGAACCTTCGATTGAAGCTGCGAAATGATTTGCGATGGACGCTGACGCAGTCGGGTGGCGAAGCCATCTATGTGGTCGAAGATCCTGTAGCATCGCGATTTTATCAACTGGGCGTTTCGCAGTACGCACTCGTTTCGGTGTTGGATGGTTCGACACCATTACAAGTCGCAGTCAGCCGCGTTGCAACACGCATGAACGCGTCGGCAATCACGATGATCGAAGCTGCGGAAACATGCCGGTGGATGTTGGACAATGGTTTAGCAAGTGCCGTTGATGCGAACGGTAATTCCGTCGATCGAGTGGACCGAATTCGAACGGCCCGGTTCAAATCGGCTCAGGCAGCCACTCTCGGAAATTCGAATCCGCTGTTTTTGAAATGGCGTTGGGGAACACCCAGCGAGTCGTTCGAACGCGCCTGCAAGCATGGTAGATTCCTGCTGCATCCGCTTTCGATCGGTCTATGGGTTGCTCTACTCACATTCGCCGGTGCATTGATCACCCAATCGCCGGCCGCGATTGGTGATTCGCTCCGTGGGATCATGTCGACGGACACGGCGGTTTGGCTGTTGATCGTTTTTGTGGGACTGAAGTTGGTCCACGAAATCGGTCACGCGATCGCCTGTTATGCATTCGGCGGCCGCGTGCGCGAGTTCGGCGTTGTCTTTATCCTGTTTGTGCCGGTGCCCTACGTCGACGTGACGTCGTGCTGGGGATTCGTTTCCAAGCGTCGTCGGATGTTGGTGTCGGCCGCGGGAATGATGGTCGAAATGGCGATTGCAGCGGTGGCGGCGATCGCTTGGACACATTGCGTCGATCCGGTCGTTCGATTTCATTTGTTCAATATCATGCTGACGGGTACGTTGACGACGCTTCTGTTCAACGCCAACTTTCTGATGCGTTTCGACGGGTACTACTTACTTTCCGATGTACTGGACTTGCCCAATTTGGCGGCGTCGGCATCCCAAGCGGTTCGCTATGTGACGAGCCGCTTCTTTCTGGGAAAGCGACTCAGGCTTGCACCGGAGATTCGCGGGCGGTTTGTCGTGTTATTCGGCTACGGCGTTGCGGCGGCAATATGGCGAGTCGTCGTGTGCCTGGGTTTGGCAATCGCAGCGTCGAATCTGTTGCACGGTTTCGGATTGATCCTTGCGATCGCAAGCTTGGTGTTGTGGTGGGGCGTTCCAGCGTATCGTGTCGCCAAGGTCATTGGCGAAGCGTCGGTGGCCGGTGCCCGTTGCCGTAGGCACTTGCTGACTCGGTTGATGCCGTTGGCTGTCGCGGTCGTCGTTGGCGCATTTTTCGTACCCTGGCCGATGGGAGTGACGGCGCCCGGTGTCGTGATGTTCGCGAATCCAAATATGGTCCGTGCTGCGGCCGACGGCTTCATTGTTGAGATGTTGGTTGCCGAAGGCGAGTCTGTCGAAGCAGGGCAGCGTTTGGCGGTCCTTGAGAACGTTAAGTTAGCATCGCGGTCGAAGGAGCTTTTCGCGAAACTGGAAATCTCTCGCTTGCGCGCGCGTCGTGCCCGACTGGCCGGCGACATTGCGCTCGCTCAAGCGGAATCTGCAACGGGTGACGCGATCGAAGATCAGCTCGATGAAGCGAACGAACAGATTAGCAAACTCGTGCTGACGGCTCCGGCGTCGGGCACGGTCGTTGCCATGAATTCTCAATCGCGTTTCGAGCAGCAGCGAGGTCGATTTCTCAGCGAGGGTACGCCGCTGATGCAGATCGTTGACGTCAACAAAAAAGAAATCGTTCTTGCGATCGCGCAAACCGATTTCGAGACTTTTGCTGGGAGAGTTGGTGAGACGGTTCGGTTCGTTCCCACGGCAAACTTGACCCAGGCCTCTGCAACCTTGCGGGTCGTTCAGCCGCATGCGGACGTGGTCACGGATCCGCGATTGACGGCAACGGGTGGCGGCGATTTAGCAGTGCGGCCGCCGGCCAAAAGCGAGAACAACGCCGAACCATCCAATGAGGCTGAGTTGGTTCAGCCACATTTCGCGGGGCGAGCCGAGCTACGTCTCAGTGGTGTCGATTCACTTCCAGCGGGTTCAACAGGTCGGATTCAAGCGGATCGCTATAACCACAGCATTGCCGAGCACGTTTGGGTGTGGGTCGATGGCTATTTGCGGCGTCTGTCGGCGACGACCTGA
- a CDS encoding efflux RND transporter periplasmic adaptor subunit: MNPSTSTQSSRATSRNRSASASEFVSAGNGDAYRRMDGAHDRHAAPSFDEFQAHLDRLSTSGVDRPTMIAELLHSVGNLTRAIWVGYAEGSSDVVSVRSEYNALASQNLGLSHASVTPTIGKALKDGTQKADFADPLTVLCVPIGTSPGQAIALAMELPSRNVEPFLLVAQLASACVTRFDERSSLRAIDQQADNSAAIAELMVELASSSDMKDASLVAANRIADHLDASFVAIGHCRPFPWSMDSISDNASMTAVPRVRIEAISSVSDVGRDGEVTRLMVEAMSESLVRFQSLGETETRYRRDDVESGLMQLAHRQLAASIALPRIDTYPLITAKGIVIGAWMVIRDGNSSDDTSQDRFASSVGGYLSEALAMSRRAGESPLARWGNRVTATTRSRVRAIALGAVVAGAVMMVPVPHRVDCSTVLSAMSQRFATAPHSGILKQAFVRPGDAVIAGQQIAEMDGVELELRRAELIAHRQRASKQVDVQRTLRLPAETQIAKLEVDQLDAQIDLVEHQLAHLSITSDVDGVVLQGDWHDARGAMIREGDVLMQIAPLDRLRAEIEIPERELPYVRIDQSIRLTLDGQPLESIDASIKCIRPMSEIRDGQNIFLAEVELENEAKLLRPGMRGRTKVDAGQKSLGWVMFHHACESLYRSIR, encoded by the coding sequence ATGAATCCATCTACTTCGACTCAATCATCTAGAGCGACATCGCGAAATCGCAGCGCGTCGGCTTCCGAGTTCGTTTCCGCTGGCAACGGCGATGCGTATCGTCGGATGGATGGAGCGCACGATCGGCACGCAGCCCCTTCGTTTGACGAATTCCAAGCACACCTCGATCGACTCTCGACTTCTGGGGTTGATCGTCCCACGATGATCGCCGAGCTGCTACACAGCGTGGGCAACCTGACCCGCGCGATCTGGGTCGGTTACGCCGAGGGATCGTCCGACGTGGTTTCGGTGCGTAGCGAATACAACGCGCTGGCATCCCAGAACCTAGGGCTTTCGCACGCATCGGTGACACCAACCATCGGCAAGGCTTTGAAGGACGGCACGCAAAAAGCTGATTTCGCCGATCCTCTTACGGTACTTTGCGTTCCCATCGGAACATCGCCGGGTCAGGCGATCGCTTTGGCGATGGAGTTACCTTCGCGTAACGTCGAGCCGTTCCTGCTGGTCGCACAACTTGCATCCGCATGCGTCACTCGATTCGATGAGCGAAGCAGCCTACGTGCGATCGATCAACAGGCCGACAACTCGGCCGCGATCGCCGAGTTGATGGTCGAATTGGCTTCATCATCCGACATGAAGGACGCGTCGTTGGTTGCCGCGAATCGAATTGCCGACCATCTGGATGCAAGTTTCGTCGCGATCGGACACTGCCGTCCGTTTCCATGGTCGATGGACTCGATTTCCGATAACGCGTCGATGACGGCAGTTCCCCGCGTCCGCATCGAAGCCATTTCGTCGGTTTCAGACGTCGGCCGTGACGGTGAGGTGACGCGGTTGATGGTGGAAGCCATGTCAGAGAGTCTGGTTCGGTTTCAGTCGTTGGGCGAAACCGAGACTCGCTATCGCCGCGACGACGTAGAATCGGGGCTGATGCAGTTGGCGCATCGGCAACTTGCCGCTTCGATTGCACTTCCGCGGATCGATACCTACCCGTTGATCACGGCGAAGGGGATCGTGATCGGAGCGTGGATGGTCATCCGCGACGGCAACTCTAGCGACGATACTTCCCAGGATCGGTTCGCGAGTTCCGTCGGCGGGTACTTGTCGGAAGCTCTGGCGATGTCGCGCCGCGCGGGTGAGAGTCCGCTGGCGCGCTGGGGGAACCGAGTCACCGCCACCACGCGTAGCCGCGTCCGAGCGATCGCCTTGGGCGCAGTCGTGGCCGGCGCGGTGATGATGGTTCCGGTGCCTCATCGAGTCGATTGCAGCACCGTTCTTTCGGCGATGTCCCAGCGATTCGCAACGGCTCCACATTCGGGGATCCTAAAGCAAGCGTTTGTTCGGCCGGGCGACGCCGTCATCGCGGGCCAACAAATCGCCGAAATGGATGGCGTCGAATTGGAACTGAGAAGAGCCGAGTTGATCGCCCATCGCCAACGGGCTTCCAAACAAGTCGACGTCCAGCGGACGCTGCGACTTCCCGCCGAGACTCAAATTGCGAAACTGGAAGTCGATCAATTGGACGCCCAGATTGACTTGGTCGAGCATCAGTTGGCCCACTTGAGCATCACAAGCGACGTTGACGGCGTCGTTCTTCAGGGCGATTGGCATGATGCACGAGGCGCGATGATTCGAGAAGGAGATGTGTTGATGCAGATCGCGCCGTTGGATCGTTTGCGCGCCGAGATCGAAATCCCGGAACGCGAATTGCCTTACGTCCGAATCGACCAGTCGATCCGATTGACACTCGACGGGCAACCTCTGGAATCGATTGATGCCTCCATCAAGTGCATTCGTCCGATGTCAGAGATTCGCGATGGACAGAACATTTTCTTGGCGGAAGTGGAACTCGAAAACGAAGCGAAACTTCTGCGACCCGGGATGCGCGGTCGCACGAAGGTGGACGCAGGCCAAAAGAGTCTAGGCTGGGTCATGTTTCACCATGCCTGCGAAAGCCTGTATCGGAGTATTCGATGA
- a CDS encoding efflux RND transporter periplasmic adaptor subunit, producing MKYSIQSAIVCTAIAIIASSPGLFAAAPQDNVVHEGFARPVEQVDLAAADSGVLAEIATAEGAMVRAGQLICRFDTSVLDASLAAAQVRFRSRGELAAAQATLRHRRNHLEQLISLREKSHASDQEVIDAELAVAIAEAGKQSAEDKLNVVGQEVTQIQAQIDRHWIVAPFDGVVLELPHAVGERVNAADGYVAKLARLDQLRVRYDVPTSDAVRLRAGDRIAVQFQETNQDAQATVEFISPVTDSGSGTVRIEVLVDNRSGEFRSGMRCMLTDSFGHIAQRRGVQLR from the coding sequence ATGAAATACTCAATCCAATCAGCGATCGTTTGTACGGCGATTGCGATTATCGCGTCGTCGCCCGGCTTGTTTGCCGCGGCGCCGCAGGACAACGTCGTCCATGAAGGTTTCGCGCGGCCCGTCGAACAGGTTGACTTGGCGGCGGCGGATTCGGGAGTACTTGCAGAAATCGCCACGGCCGAGGGCGCCATGGTGCGAGCGGGGCAATTGATTTGTCGCTTCGATACGTCTGTGCTGGATGCTTCCTTGGCCGCCGCACAGGTGCGTTTCCGAAGCCGCGGCGAACTTGCGGCGGCCCAAGCCACGCTTCGCCACCGACGTAACCACTTGGAACAATTGATTTCACTGCGAGAAAAATCACACGCAAGTGACCAAGAAGTGATCGACGCCGAGTTGGCTGTTGCGATCGCCGAAGCGGGAAAACAGTCGGCCGAAGACAAGCTGAATGTGGTTGGCCAAGAGGTCACACAGATCCAAGCACAGATCGACCGTCACTGGATCGTCGCCCCTTTCGATGGCGTCGTCTTGGAGTTACCACACGCCGTTGGTGAACGGGTCAATGCCGCCGATGGGTACGTCGCGAAGCTGGCTCGCTTGGACCAGCTTCGCGTGCGCTACGACGTTCCGACGTCCGACGCCGTTCGATTGAGAGCGGGTGATCGAATCGCAGTGCAATTCCAAGAAACGAATCAAGACGCCCAGGCGACCGTGGAATTCATTTCTCCGGTCACGGATTCTGGCAGCGGAACCGTCCGCATCGAAGTCCTGGTCGACAACCGAAGCGGAGAATTTCGCAGTGGCATGCGATGCATGCTCACCGATTCGTTCGGTCACATCGCACAACGCCGTGGTGTGCAACTGCGGTAA
- a CDS encoding preprotein translocase subunit SecA, translating into MRKSIAAAMRNAWAKRPGGNTLADKLLISRSAERSDVMSRWSAGEFRSSATRLPRSNSAVTDANWLIEALAISREAIRRGLGVVPYDVQILAGLTMIRGGIAEMQTGEGKTIAGTIPAMVLAMSGRQVHVATTNAYLAARDQQTLAPAFETIGLTCGLSEATQSIDAKKAAYGCDITFATGYQFGFDYLRDQVSIANRPIRRLGRGLRDQLSGDASEPLRVQRQHHVAIVDEIDSVLIDEAMTPLVLSAASPFDNNDAIEVVRWANEFVDELHVDDDFVIDPNTESVRLLPEGARRAAEWLGDRMSVQACWRLDRPWAGYVTAALRAKHLLVRNKDYVVCDGEVQIVDGPTGRIVPDRQWNEGLHQAVQAKEGVAINHERVTISRIARQSYFRRYVHLSGMTGTAGNQPKRWKADYGMGVETIPTRLPCLRIEHATMYFASDVFRMEAIGRDVLGRSRSGQPVLVGTRSIDQSQRVSAALTTVGVGHRLLNGLQDQRESELVASAGVRGAVTVATNMAGRGTDITSDADALLAGGLHVIAVERNLTRRVDRQLLGRAGRQGQPGSGQFMIAPDDELIRRYTPGLAKKMRNLKNAASNRAWDQTIEDLQCAVELDQAEVRESILNNEIHLNGLRQHVA; encoded by the coding sequence ATGAGAAAGTCCATTGCCGCGGCAATGCGAAACGCTTGGGCGAAGCGGCCCGGGGGAAACACCTTGGCGGACAAGCTTTTGATCTCGCGATCGGCTGAACGATCCGATGTGATGTCCCGCTGGTCGGCGGGCGAGTTTCGAAGTTCAGCGACGAGGCTTCCTCGTTCGAACTCTGCGGTCACAGATGCGAATTGGCTGATTGAGGCGCTGGCCATTTCACGTGAAGCCATTCGACGCGGATTGGGTGTGGTTCCCTACGACGTTCAGATCCTTGCAGGGTTGACCATGATTCGCGGCGGAATCGCCGAAATGCAAACGGGCGAAGGGAAAACGATCGCCGGTACGATTCCCGCCATGGTGTTAGCCATGTCGGGTCGGCAAGTACACGTCGCGACCACCAATGCGTACCTTGCCGCACGAGACCAACAGACGCTCGCACCGGCTTTCGAAACGATCGGATTGACGTGCGGATTATCGGAAGCGACGCAGTCGATCGACGCGAAAAAGGCTGCATACGGATGTGATATCACGTTCGCGACAGGTTACCAATTTGGCTTCGACTACCTGCGAGACCAGGTGAGCATCGCTAATCGACCGATTCGTCGGCTCGGTCGTGGCTTACGCGACCAGTTATCGGGTGATGCGAGCGAACCACTTCGGGTGCAGCGGCAGCACCATGTGGCCATCGTCGACGAAATCGACAGCGTGTTGATCGATGAAGCGATGACTCCCTTGGTGCTCAGTGCTGCATCGCCGTTTGACAATAACGATGCGATCGAAGTCGTGCGGTGGGCCAACGAATTTGTTGATGAGCTCCACGTCGACGACGATTTCGTCATCGATCCAAATACTGAGTCTGTCCGGTTGCTTCCCGAGGGGGCAAGGCGGGCGGCGGAGTGGCTAGGCGATCGCATGTCGGTTCAGGCTTGTTGGCGACTCGATCGGCCTTGGGCGGGATACGTGACTGCGGCGCTGCGTGCAAAGCATTTACTTGTTCGAAACAAAGACTATGTCGTTTGCGATGGCGAAGTCCAGATCGTTGACGGCCCGACTGGTCGAATCGTTCCCGATCGTCAATGGAACGAGGGACTCCACCAAGCGGTTCAAGCGAAGGAAGGTGTTGCGATCAACCACGAACGCGTAACGATCTCGCGGATTGCAAGGCAAAGCTATTTTCGGCGATACGTGCATCTGTCGGGGATGACGGGTACGGCTGGGAACCAACCGAAGCGGTGGAAGGCCGACTACGGCATGGGTGTTGAGACCATTCCGACGCGACTTCCATGCCTTCGTATCGAGCACGCGACGATGTACTTTGCGTCCGATGTTTTTCGTATGGAAGCGATCGGACGAGACGTCCTTGGCCGCAGTCGGTCGGGGCAACCGGTGCTGGTCGGTACTCGCTCGATCGACCAGTCGCAAAGGGTATCGGCGGCGTTGACTACCGTCGGCGTTGGCCACCGTTTGCTGAACGGATTGCAGGACCAACGCGAATCCGAACTCGTTGCCAGCGCTGGCGTCCGCGGCGCTGTCACGGTCGCGACCAACATGGCCGGTCGCGGCACCGATATCACTTCCGACGCTGACGCATTGTTGGCGGGTGGGCTGCACGTGATCGCCGTCGAACGCAACCTGACGCGGCGGGTTGATCGTCAATTGCTGGGCCGGGCCGGACGTCAGGGGCAACCGGGATCGGGACAGTTCATGATCGCGCCCGATGACGAACTGATCCGACGCTATACGCCAGGTCTTGCGAAGAAAATGCGTAACCTGAAAAACGCGGCATCGAATCGGGCTTGGGACCAGACAATTGAAGACTTGCAATGTGCCGTGGAGTTGGACCAGGCGGAAGTTAGAGAGTCAATCCTGAATAATGAAATTCACCTGAACGGACTGCGCCAGCACGTCGCCTAG
- a CDS encoding TolC family protein: MHLRLGVRKFVRAGTAVRRLFLAAIVAPALSSNCMGQYTSGGANVEAYQSHIDTAAMSDAAEQASMVNVGSIPTGFQPWWNQSITSTLQPEATSKPVDIESLLIRTLEHSAQVKVFSDLPLIRQTAITEACASFDWSAFMNTRWDDTSDPVGNTLTTGGASRYNNNQWTATGGVARRNTYGGRFEAAQDLGFQNTNSTFFQPNDQGTSRIRLSYVQPLMRGRGQVYNNSLVVLAKIDTSVANDEFSRQLQSHLLEVTRAYWALYLERVSLIQKRRLLEMGVEIAANLEARSSVDVVGSQLVRVNAAVANRRAELVRAEMAVRNSQDRIQALVNDPEFALALNLEMIPTHMPIQDVESLEIGDVLTTALQMRPEVNQAIKQVKAACIRLGMSRNELMPQFDFIAETYVAGLRGRSDLGGAWADQFSEGTPSYALGLAYEMPIGNRAARARLTRRTLEVRQLQNQFRATVETLLMETKVAAREVRTSERDSVAKYVSMMAAANRLDNVVERWAHLPGVDQSVGLYLEDVLDAQSQLTVAEFEFAKAQTTYNLSLMNLKRATGTLLQHENITSGVGYSCGLPMTMLDKDGIASTSMAPSLPYVASSESMAVPDSDYLNDQTEVGLIDAGLIE; the protein is encoded by the coding sequence ATGCACCTACGTTTAGGCGTTCGCAAATTCGTGCGAGCAGGGACCGCGGTCCGTCGTCTTTTTCTCGCCGCCATCGTTGCTCCCGCTCTGTCCTCCAATTGCATGGGTCAGTACACCAGCGGGGGTGCAAACGTCGAAGCGTATCAGTCGCACATTGATACCGCCGCGATGTCGGACGCAGCAGAACAGGCGAGCATGGTGAACGTGGGTTCGATACCAACGGGATTCCAGCCCTGGTGGAATCAGTCGATCACGTCGACGCTGCAACCCGAGGCGACTTCTAAGCCAGTCGATATCGAATCGCTGTTGATTCGAACTCTCGAGCATTCCGCTCAAGTCAAGGTGTTCAGCGATCTGCCGTTGATTCGACAGACCGCGATCACCGAAGCGTGTGCGTCGTTCGACTGGTCGGCGTTCATGAACACGCGCTGGGACGATACATCGGATCCCGTTGGCAACACACTGACCACAGGTGGCGCCTCGCGTTACAACAACAACCAATGGACGGCAACCGGCGGAGTTGCCCGTCGCAATACCTACGGCGGACGTTTCGAAGCCGCGCAAGATCTGGGGTTCCAGAACACCAACAGTACGTTCTTCCAACCCAACGATCAGGGCACGTCACGCATCCGTCTCAGCTATGTCCAGCCGCTGATGCGTGGTCGCGGCCAAGTCTACAACAATAGCCTGGTCGTTCTTGCGAAAATTGACACGAGCGTTGCGAATGACGAGTTTTCGCGACAATTGCAGTCTCATCTGTTGGAGGTCACGCGAGCCTATTGGGCTCTCTACCTGGAACGCGTTTCGTTGATCCAGAAAAGACGTTTGCTTGAAATGGGCGTCGAGATCGCCGCCAATTTGGAAGCTCGTTCTTCGGTTGACGTGGTTGGAAGTCAACTCGTTCGCGTGAATGCGGCGGTCGCAAACCGTCGTGCGGAACTGGTGCGTGCCGAAATGGCGGTTCGCAACTCGCAAGACCGCATACAAGCTCTGGTGAACGATCCCGAGTTCGCGTTAGCTTTGAATCTTGAAATGATCCCGACTCACATGCCGATCCAGGACGTCGAGTCGCTAGAGATCGGAGATGTCTTGACGACCGCACTGCAGATGCGGCCCGAAGTCAATCAAGCGATCAAACAAGTGAAGGCCGCGTGCATTCGATTGGGTATGTCACGGAACGAATTGATGCCCCAATTCGATTTCATTGCCGAAACCTATGTCGCCGGACTGCGGGGTCGCAGCGATCTCGGCGGAGCTTGGGCGGATCAGTTCAGTGAGGGAACGCCAAGCTATGCGCTGGGCTTGGCCTATGAAATGCCGATCGGCAATCGTGCTGCACGTGCTCGGTTGACGCGGCGAACCTTGGAAGTACGCCAGCTTCAAAATCAATTCCGAGCGACGGTTGAAACGCTGTTGATGGAAACGAAGGTTGCCGCCAGAGAAGTCCGTACGTCCGAGCGAGATTCGGTTGCCAAGTATGTGTCCATGATGGCGGCCGCCAACCGGCTGGACAACGTTGTTGAACGCTGGGCGCACTTGCCAGGCGTAGACCAATCGGTTGGCCTGTACTTGGAAGACGTGCTGGACGCACAGTCGCAATTGACCGTCGCAGAATTTGAGTTCGCAAAAGCGCAAACGACGTACAACCTTTCGTTGATGAATCTGAAGCGTGCGACGGGAACGCTTCTGCAACACGAGAATATCACCTCGGGTGTCGGTTACTCGTGCGGGCTTCCGATGACGATGCTTGACAAAGACGGTATCGCATCCACTTCCATGGCCCCATCACTTCCCTACGTTGCTTCATCGGAAAGCATGGCTGTCCCAGATTCGGACTACTTGAACGATCAGACCGAAGTCGGGCTGATTGATGCGGGATTGATCGAATGA